From the Elaeis guineensis isolate ETL-2024a chromosome 16, EG11, whole genome shotgun sequence genome, the window TCTGCATTACCATCATTTTATGCTCCAAGGTTGTCCTCACCAATCATTCAgcatttcaatctattgaaaaatctCCACCTttcttcttgtattttttttaaattttagaccaCAACACTCATCTTCAACTCCAGCCATTCAATTTTATACAGATGCTTGAAACTGAATATGACCAGTATAAGTTACATCTGCAAATTCTTTTAGGTAGCAAGACAGTTTGTCCTTGTGAAAACAGAAGTAGATGTCTAGCTTCAAAGTCGGTTCCACACAAATGAATAAAAAGGCATTGCAAATTTACTTGAGATGTGCCAATTCTCCCACCAACACAAATTACTATAGGCACTTCTCCCTCTCATGTAAGCACTGAGCTATGATAAAGTTAAGAAAGTTAATGCAAAAGAAATCAATATCTCGAGCAATCTAACTGCAGTCAGCAAGTTATGACAGTATACAGGAAAATCATATTTGATGCTCAACTGCTTTCATGTGCTATCTAGTGGGAAGATTTCTTCTCTAATCGTATTTTAGCATGCCTGTTATGCAAGACAACACAGGCAACAATAGGCTGCAACATCCCCCTAAAATCATCTACATGTTAGCTCCCCATACCGGTGATCACCAGTGGAGCCCTTGATCAAATTAACCGGTTCGACCAAATATTTCACTGTGGGAGAAGATGTTTGCCGTGAAGAAAGGCATGAATAACAGCACAAAAGTTGGAATTTTTGATATAAGTAATAACAATCATTGTGAGCAACCATACTGACTCCACTCCGCTGGAGTATAAGGCACTGCACCTTCAAAAGGCTATACAATTAATAGATAATAGCAGCCATATAAACTTGTACAAATCATCACacatataaataaatcaaaagcAAAATGCATGTCATACATTGACGCAAAAGCACCCTAAGCTGATTACatgaaatttatataataattcaataaaaaaaaaaattgaagtccaAATCATCAAGCATTTACAAAAaagaaattataagaaaaactaaaATTGAATGATTTTGAACTTTAGAAATAATACAACATAGATTGGTGTGAAATGGAAAATTAAACTTACGCTTCAAATATGCATCAAACAAGTTTCCTGTAACACCTTCAATGGTATCATCTATGGGAAGTATATGCACACGTTTCCCATACTTCACATCCTGGCACTGATGGACAGAAACAACATCGCCAAGCCTCACCCTGAGATTTGATCTAACAACCTTGTTCATCCTTATCTTAGGCTCTTCACACGCATCATCAGCAAGTGCGATGCAAATagtatctctccttttcttgccCTAAAATTATCCAATTAACAAGTAAAATTTAGACAGGTCTACCACGTAAGCAAACAGCAGAAACAAATATATCAAAACAAAACTCGTTGATCTTTGAGTTtgcccaaaaaaatttaaatctcacATCATACGACAGATATACGTAAGTGTCACACCACATATATACGGAAGCcttgaaaaatttgaaaagatatcCGTAGTATGTCTCATAGCACAGATATTGTGTCTTGGAGCTTGGAAACTTAATCGGCAATAAAAAAACTAGAACGAAACCCTAAAGAGACGAAAGCAAAGACGCGACCTTTCTATAAGGTTAAGGTCTCTATAACTCAAAACTCAAGATCCTAAGAAAACCCATAATCCTTCagctacctcaaaaaaaaaaaaaaaaaaaaaaaaaggaaattgtATAACTTTTCACTGGGGACGAATGCACAAAATTTATAGATCCACAGATTCCACCACTAACGAAGGCATCAACAAcaacagacaaaaaaaaaaaaaactatatctGATAGATTCGAACTTACGAAAAGTAACTCCATCACACAAATCAAGATTACAAGACCCCAGGTTTCCAAtacccaaaaataaaaaaaatacctttAAGAATTTTAAACCTAATAATAACCACAAAAAATACACCGTTACCTTCAACAGGATCGTATCGCCACGGAAAAGCTGCAGCTTTTCCATCGTCTCTGGGTGCAAAGAGACCACCGAATTGTCGTCATTGACAGCCTCGTCCACGATCAACCGATTCGGGGCCTTCTTCCTCTCAAGAATCGCGGTACTGAAATCCCTCTTCGTGCCCTTGCTGCGATTAAAAtaacaaaataaaacaaataaaactTCATGAATCAAAGCCCTAACCCTAGATAAAGGaacccaaaaagaaaaaatgaaataaaaaatcttacgAATCGGAAGAGGAGGCCTCGCCCTGATTCGCCATCGAGGAGAAGAAATCGAtgcagaaaaaaaataataaataaatagagtGTTAATGGGTAGCAAAGAGCTCTCCCGGGTATGTATTTATAGGAGCCGAAGGGGATTACTCCAAGGGGGGATGCTTTTCTTCCTGGCCTAGGTCAGAGTTGGACTCTGCTTGCTCTCAAAGAAAAAATCTCGGCCGTTGGATGAGTGCTAAGTACTATGAGATCTCCGTGGCCTCTCCTCCCGAAGCTCGGGTTGTATCTTCCGCTCGAATGAATGATTGATGTTCTTCCAGGAATTCAACCACTGGATCATACCttacacagatctcaaagcatgCGAACGGTCTTTCATCGGCCAGCCCAACTCAATCCAACGGTTAAAATCACAAAAGAAGTTGAATCATTCGGATACAACCCGGACCCTCCTTCCCCTCAGCTGGGCCACTCACAGTCGAGAACGGATTTGGTTTGACGTGGGCGGATCAGCACCGTTATCTACAGTATTTCGAATCTTGGTGGGAAGACTGAATGCGGTTCCCATACCCCGTTACAACTTACAAGTCGTAAGGTAGTCTCAAACATAGCCAGTTGGGTCTCAGCATGCCTCCTTCCAAACAAACGAGCAGATAGACCATTGTGAATTGTGTCAAGAACTTGTGACTTCTGTCGTTTATGTCTTAATAAATTGTTAACAATCAATCTTGCATGGGTACATGCAAAAGGGCTTGACCCTGCTATGGCTCAACAGCTAACGTACATGAGCACAATGACTGACCATTCAATCACATTCTTGAATGCTCCATGACTGTAATATAATAGCATTGGTTATGATTTTcaattatatgatattaataattttttttcagaagTAATCTGGAtccttcaattaataaaataaatcatgacCATCTATTTCGACAGTGTCTTttcatcgataaaaaaaaaaaagaaaaagttctcAAAAGATTCCTTGATTTACCCCCCAAACTACGGCATATCTTTATGCCTTTGGTTTTGTGCAAGAGCACATTGCAACAAGTGGTTTTAACCCAATTCCATGGTCAATGATAGTTTTATCCATATTTGACGTAACTCAATCACAGTAAACTCCTGAATTTAATCATAGAATGAGCTAATCAAAATGAGCGGAGCTTTGGAATGAACTTAGCCGCATCAGGAAACATTTAGGCATAGCTCGAGTTCAAAATAAACTCATCCATACAAGATTAGATCCATCTCAACAGCAACTTTAGATGGATGGATACTAAAACGAAGCTTGCGTTTAAATGGTGTTTGTTTGAACCAGTCCTCTCAGCTAGGTCTCCTTCAATAATAGTTCATCTACCGGTCATTGTGGAGGTATCCTTGtgctatttttttatatattagaaaagctatccaccaaaaaaaaaactaaccaacaaaaataaaagaaaagtttgAGGCCCAAAGTACTTACCAAACCATGACAGCCTGATGTGTCGCCTCCTGATGGCGCGCCAACTAGTTGTTCCCATAGATTACTCCAATAGACTCTTGCCACGTCGGTTCTCATAGAGTTGGTACAATAATAGATGCTTACGAATGTCGCCATGCAATACGAGTACCGAAACCCACATGATGACGTAAACCGGGCCCACACCGCCGTTTACCCAGGAGTCGTCCGTGTACGCGTGCCCGGGTCGCTAACGGCGGCTGGCGTATACACCCCGTTTCCGGACCCAACacttttttgtctttttttttttttttttcccctcgtaTTATTGTTCATTGCGCCATGGCCGGGGTGGCCCAGCTCTGCAATGGCGAGAGGGCCGTCGTCTTCCTGTTCGTCTCCCGCGTCCTCTTCTCCGcccccctctccctcttcttcgAGAACGCCGCCCTCGTCCTTCTCACCGTGTCCGGCCTTGTCGTCGAGATCTCCGCCGAGAGCTCCACCGCCCTTGACCGCTTCAAGACCAGGTCCGCCCTTCTCCTCCCCATCCCCACAATTCTTTCAGAAATTATTGCTAAGATTTCGTAATAAATCACAAAAGTTTTCTTTCGAAGGAATGCTTCCAAGAAACGGATCGTAGATCGGTCTTCACCGATTAATTGGCAAATTTCCCCTCTGGCGTTTCTTTTGAGTTTGATTTCTGTTTTCCTCTAAAGGGATAATTTGGTCGTACGATTGATGCTGTTGTTTCATTTTCATTTAATATCCTCCCAAAAACTCCATTTTTCTCGGTCTTCTTTTAGGTTTAAAAAGCGTATGAACTCCATTGCTGAACAATGATGCTTTAGTGTTAGTGATGTTTCTCATTTTATACATCTAATGCCTTACTTATTATGTGCTAatatttcttaatttatttttctgcaaactGTAGTGGATAAATTTCGTATCTTTCGGCAAGAAGACTGCGTGAAATATGATTTTCGGAacagtattctttttttttttttttttctttttgaagaagtTTATGACATCTTGAAGCCGTAGGTTGCTGGAGGGAATTCGAAAATTCTCCTTTGGGACGATGTTGTGACCTTTCTTTCTCCCCTTGTCTTTTTAGGCCTGGCGCTTCATCTGGGATACTACTTGGTACCGTCACACTGCCTACTGTCATGCTATCACGGTTGATACAACTCTCAAGGGCACTATTGACGCAAGATGCTGGGCCTGAAAGTAAGAGTGCCTGATCTTGCTTGAGTTTCATGACTCGTATTACTATTGACAGATCAATCAGATTttactttcaaaatttgaatctgACAGCGTTGTTGCAACTGAGGCCACTGCCCTGTAGACCTGTAGCTTTTGCAGTTGCTTAATTCTATTGTTATGTGCTCATATCTGTTAAGAATTGATTGATATGCAAATATCAAACAACTCTTGTGTTGTCAATCTAGAaatgataaattatatgaaatagTATAATAAGATCTTAACTTTATCCACTTGATTCGGGAAGCCCTTGTTTTTGTTTACAACAGAAGATGGATTTAGATTTATATTGAAGTTGTCAACTGGTTCATAGATTTTCAAGAAAAAGCCAAAAGAAGGATGATGTGCTGCCATTTGACTAAATTGAAACAATAAATACATATGATGACATATTTCTGAAATCATAACAGATAGAATTAGGACTGCAAGCAGCAATTCCAGAAACCCATACCCCAAAACACACCTTGAATTATTCCTTTGGGGATtcaaattttctttcaaatatctaGCTATTCTTTCCCAGCTATGCGAGCCGATGAAAAACTTATGACTAATGTTTGCAAGAACCAAGTATactttaaaatgacatctttcaAGGGCATACTGCAACAACTGTTGCAAACTCCTGAATCTTCTTGAGAGACAATATTTCCTCTAAATTAATATGGCAACTGGATGATTTATACCTTCTACAACAACAAAGCTCTACTGGAGCCATTGAAGAAGTGCATCAAATGTCCATCTCCGAACTAGTTAGTCTCTATCATCGTGCTTTAAACTAAACTTGatttcatctaatctaaatacatCGATTATCAAATGCTTTCTATTTCTAAACCAGAGAATTGTCCAGAGATCAATCAATAGCTGGATAAGAGGTTTGCCAATATTGCAATTTGCTGGGTCTTTTATTTGCCGATATAGATGAAATGATAAACAATTGCCTTCATTCGCAGGTTTTATTATTAGACTAGAAAAGTGGTTGGTTGCATACACTTATGTAGTCTATTTTgttctttaataattttttactgTTCTAGATTGATTGCAAGCTTGTGGATTTGTGGTCTCCATTTAAACATGAAGGTTGTCTGATCTTGGGAATGCACCCTTTTTCTGAGAAAGAAATTAAATTGTCTATTGTTATTGGAAAAAAAATTAGCAGTGTCTTGTACTTCTTTTATATTTCATCTTCATTTTCTTGCCTTGAATAATTTATGTTATTACTTTATCTGAATCTAATAATCTCTCTTTGCATGGGCAGAGCTTGCTTATAAGAACATGCAATATTGGACCGTGTCGGTTAGCTGCTTTGGTGTGCTAATCTTCATCTTTTTAGTACTGAAGCATTCTCGCAACAGTGCAAGTTCTTTTCATGTGGGGAGTTCTCGAGCTTCAAGATACAGCTTACTCCACACAGTTCTGTATGTACTTACGTGCTATCTGTCCTTTGCAACAAAATCAGACAGTGGTCAGTCCATAAGTCCTTTAAGATTTGCTCTGCTGCAACATGCTGACATGTTATTGGCTTAAATTATAGTAAACAATCTATCTCATGTTATGAAGCTGGTCTAACTCTTGATCTTTTTACAGGCTGGTTTATTACAAATAATTTATTGTGGTTACTCAACCATGGACTGGCTACTGTGTTTCTTATCCAGCATATTCTTCACATGTTTCCATCATGTGCCTCCTTAGGTTTGTATCTGAATCCTACATTCTACTGGCGTGTTTTATAGCCTAAGCATATTTGCATTGGTCTTATGACATTATATACTATTAAAGTTGCATTATTgccttttattttaaattaagattttaatCAACAAATCTTTGAAATTGCACGAAGGCAGGCCTTGGtgcaattttaagatttgatctggGTGTCACAGGCTTGAAACATGGAAATAGCCTCCACACACACTATTTTCTAAATTTCAATTATATATTATGGACTCTCCTTTAACCTGTAACCTTTTCAAACCACATTCGTCTTCTCTGTTCCCAACGTCAAAACCCTAGAATAGGTTTATTTGACCTTTTATTTCCCATAATCTGAAAATCTATCACTGCTGCCCAGGTTTTAAGGCAGCAAACAATCAGATTAAACCTATTCCTAATTTAGACTGTTTGATGCAAGACTATGCTGTTATTGGTTGCTGAAAAATCCTTCTTCGGTTTCTAAGTTGAATATGAAGTActgccttttttattttttaaagcttAGCCCTTGGTTTTAATGTCAGGAGAAGCACTTCTGGTGACAAGTGGTCTGGTTCTTTACTTTGGCGATATGTTGGGACAGACTCTCTTAAAGGTTGATGGTTTGCTTCATAAGTTGACTGTTGGTTTTTGCTTCCCTTTCGTGTTTTGAGAAATCCAAGCAAAACTAACTTGCTTCCTATGAATAATTTAACAGATCAATGTTTTCTTCTtaccatcaaaattaaatttcataAGTTATGGAACTCGAAGTGAAATAGCCACAGTTATTCAGGTAAGATCCATTATAATGGTTGAATGAATTCTATCAGTTCTTTGAATGAATGGGAGGATATATCTTTTTTGCAGGGATTCATACTTGGTCTTCTCATTTTGCCAGTATTTTACAAAAGTCTACTTCAAATTTGGATTTACTTTGTAAATTTGAATAAGCCTGAAAAGCAAGCTGCTGCAGGATGGACATATAGAAGGATTGGAAGTTCTGCTGTATTTTATGCTTCTCTATTAGTTATGTTGATGGTTTTAGTTCCAGCATGGATGTACTTCATTCAGGATTTTCATGTGCATCCTTTGCTATGGTAAGCATCCCTGACATTTGAATCCTAGGTAGCTTTTACTTGAGCGGAAACTTTTAGTCTTATTCCCAGTTGCAAGCACATCGAGTAAATGAAATAGGCTGTCCATAATAT encodes:
- the LOC105059113 gene encoding dolichol kinase EVAN, with the translated sequence MAGVAQLCNGERAVVFLFVSRVLFSAPLSLFFENAALVLLTVSGLVVEISAESSTALDRFKTRPGASSGILLGTVTLPTVMLSRLIQLSRALLTQDAGPEKLAYKNMQYWTVSVSCFGVLIFIFLVLKHSRNSASSFHVGSSRASRYSLLHTVLYVLTCYLSFATKSDSGWFITNNLLWLLNHGLATVFLIQHILHMFPSCASLGEALLVTSGLVLYFGDMLGQTLLKINVFFLPSKLNFISYGTRSEIATVIQGFILGLLILPVFYKSLLQIWIYFVNLNKPEKQAAAGWTYRRIGSSAVFYASLLVMLMVLVPAWMYFIQDFHVHPLLWVFSFVFTDPLKRLALCIYWIFVICASVLRFYKISKHSKIERILLRKYYHLVAVLMFLPALLFQPFFLDLAFGAALAVFLVLEMIRVWKIWPLGHLVHQFMTAFTDHRDSEILIISHFSLLLGCALPKWMSSGFNDRPLAPFAGILSLGIGDTMASMVGHKYGVLRWSKTGKKTIEGTAAGITSVLAACSVLLPLLASTGYILSQHWLSLLLAVTVSGLLEAYTAQLDNAFIPLVFYSLLCL